The following proteins come from a genomic window of Trifolium pratense cultivar HEN17-A07 linkage group LG4, ARS_RC_1.1, whole genome shotgun sequence:
- the LOC123919740 gene encoding cysteine-rich and transmembrane domain-containing protein WIH1, protein MSYYDHQQQPPVGVPPQQGYPPKDAYPPPGYPAQGYPQQGYPPQGYPPQQGYGYPPPQYSQQPPPQKQEVGFLEGCLAALCCCCMLDACF, encoded by the exons ATGAGCTACTACGATCATCAACAACAGCCTCCTGTTGGTGTTCCTCCCCAACAAG ggtATCCACCAAAAGATGCTTATCCTCCACCAGGGTATCCTGCACAAGGTTACCCTCAACAAGGGTATCCTCCTCAAGGGTACCCTCCTCAACAAGGTTATGGCTATCCTCCACCACAGTACAGTCAACAACCTCCTCCTCAGAAACAAGAAGTTGGTTTTCTTGAAGGATG TTTGGCTGCACTCTGCTGCTGTTGTATGCTAGATGCTTGCTTTTGA
- the LOC123919741 gene encoding histone H3.3: MARTKQTARKSTGGKAPRKQLATKAARKSAPTTGGVKKPHRYRPGTVALREIRKYQKSTELLIRKLPFQRLVREIAQDFKTDLRFQSHAVLALQEAAEAYLVGLFEDTNLCAIHAKRVTIMPKDIQLARRIRGERA, from the exons ATGGCACGTACAAAGCAAACTGCTCGTAAGTCAACTGGTGGAAAGGCACCAAGGAAGCAACTTGCAACCAAG GCTGCACGTAAGTCTGCCCCAACTACTGGTGGAGTTAAGAAACCACATCGTTATCGCCCTGGAACTGTTGCTCTTCG TGAGATTAGGAAGTACCAGAAGAGTACTGAGCTCTTGATCAGGAAGCTCCCCTTCCAGAGGTTGGTTCGTGAAATTGCTCAGGATTTCAAG ACTGATCTTCGTTTCCAGAGCCATGCTGTTCTTGCATTGCAAGAAGCTGCTGAGGCATACCTAGTTGGACTCTTTGAGGACACCAACTTGTGTGCCATCCATGCCAAGCGTGTTACTATCATGCCCAAGGATATCCAGTTGGCTCGTAGGATCCGTGGAGAGCGTGCTTAA
- the LOC123919742 gene encoding NADH dehydrogenase [ubiquinone] iron-sulfur protein 4, mitochondrial — translation MSNTLLRAATRGGSLRATFTRRFSTDALVEAKPGEIGLVSGIPQEHLRRRVLIYSPARTAGQQGSGNVGRWRINFLSTQKWENPLMGWTSTGDPYAHVGDSALDFDSEEAAKEFAERHGWEYVVKKHHTPLLKVKLYADNFKWKGPPKTAEQ, via the exons ATGTCGAACACCCTGCTACGCGCGGCGACTCGTGGTGGTTCCCTACGCGCCACCTTCACCCGACGGTTCTCCACCGACGCATTGGTCGAAGCAAAACCAGGCGAGATCGGATTGGTTTCTGGAATCCCACAGGAACACCTCCGCAGAAGG GTTTTGATTTACTCTCCTGCTAGAACTGCTGGTCAACAAGGATCTGGAAATGTTGGAAGATGGAGGATCAACTTCTTATCTACCCAAAA GTGGGAAAATCCACTGATGGGGTGGACATCCACTGGGGACCCATATGCCCATGTTGGTGATTCTGCCTTGGATTTTGACAGTGAAGAAGCTGCAAAGGAATTTGCAGAGAGGCATGGTTGGGAATATGTG GTCAAGAAGCACCACACACCATTGCTGAAG GTTAAGCTATATGCAGACAACTTTAAATGGAAGGGTCCACCCAAGACTGCTGAACAGTga